In a single window of the Drosophila albomicans strain 15112-1751.03 chromosome 3, ASM965048v2, whole genome shotgun sequence genome:
- the LOC117568871 gene encoding neurotrophin 1 isoform X1 yields the protein MKAGRAFGCLFWALLYCVLYLDLTNASEDELLDFDFADAKDMDTAAAIDDWQLEDEHQAQQTEKKLEDNMLDFSVDLDEPEPEKQLPPFDWREKVLRTALAKALTDRVLRQKFAEVMPILRVLSSQQRLALSALISAQMNAKQGHELRLEQVRMMFGDDKKLLLPIVFDLANLVKSSARKYIQLGSDLAAAALRHTPLQKRKDVLTVEETQQDDSVGTIDVGTKHDQDDVDSIEDFFDEMQSEMLDPQLINEALQATPATPPQNADNNATNSSSKRVRRAANEFVHKLTRSVPISVSEQQLMGGAAGRTIKLNTTAFQQPPSGAAITQPASSQPTTASETVSSTTLSYEEVEDLAFAGLNGTEVPLIAADERNYQLNNGSNSSVEEPLPSPEELIAGPRYRLNSNKRHSQKTLPPIKRKRVPSSVHSRGRPKTSASSHNPVVVSHKKCERFTNNMCIRADDYPLEQIMGSIRRHKNAMSALLAEFYDKPNNNLEFGDEFDDYLVNKKRREDEGSAGGMCQSVVRYARPQKAKAASGEWKYIVNTGQHTQTLRLEKCSNPGESCSYLAQSYRSHCSQVYNYHRLLSWDKVRGLHVDIFKVPTCCSCQVDGYRQQFPPLASIQSKDYTPSSNYKLDNGNNNGYSTINEEDLDYNDESDEDELGSSYSPYGNRDNNELSYLGSKKVRSKVPAPSSVGPYLSPPDDEDQYGSYKSHKSSSSSSVYGTSSGSKKYYNQLSRRRPQHNEPRVDVDLDLSPSETQAEQEVNVFGPPLAGEQQRVPLKRKRIYTSNTHTAAASTGAAAAASGGAPPSSARLRIPISQQPQSTAATSSLPARTGTAAIATLGVSISAAPHAHQTAEAAASGASVAPSGTAATSNVAFGAGQQRYYTSSKSRPRYYAPVTTTTDTASAPSAFPASSATPLPTTFYQQKQQQQQQQQQQHQQSTALPQPPHVNSIYGENGIGNGNGNGTRRINYSYHPIIDFFEKNRRAEAAATAAVQPTQATHEHDYEVEESRRIEQRYPPASVGMGGIYQHAIPTPHERRIGFGAGVGAGAGGAAAAGGVGGAGNYGFANDNAWQPLVVDH from the exons atgaaagctGGCCGCGCATTTGGTTGCCTCTTCTGGGCGTTACTCTATTGTGTGCTATATTTAGATTTGACCAACGCCAGCGAGGATGAGCTTCtcgactttgactttgccGATGCCAAAGACATGGACACCGCTGCAGCCATCGATGATTGGCAGCTGGAGGATGAACATCAGGCACAACAGACCGAAAAGAAACTCGAGGATAATATGCTAGACTTTAGTGTGGATCTCGATGAACCAGAACCGGAAAAGCAACTGCCTCCATTCGATTGGCGTGAGAAAGTTTTGCGAACTGCTTTGGCCAAAGCTTTAACTGATCGCGTGCTGCGCCAAAAGTTTGCTGAAGTGATGCCCATACTGCGTGTGCTCTCCTCGCAGCAGCGTTTGGCACTCTCAGCGCTTATCTCGGCCCAGATGAATGCCAAACAGGGACATGAACTCAGACTAGAGCAG GTGCGCATGATGTTTGGCGATGACAAGAAACTTTTGCTGCCCATTGTCTTTGATCTGGCCAATTTGGTCAAGAGTTCGGCACGCAAGTACATACAACTGGGCAGCGatttggcagcagctgccttgCGACACACGCCGCTGCAGAAGCGCAAGGATGTGCTGACTGTGGAGGAAACGCAGCAGGATGACAGCGTGGGCACCATTGATGTGGGCACCAAACACGATCAGGATGATGTTGATTCTATAGAGGATTTCTTTGATGAAATGCAATCGGAGATGCTCGATCCACAGTTGATCAACGAAGCGCTGCAGGCCACGCCTGCCACACCTCCGCAAAATGCAGACAATAATGCCACCAACTCAAGCTCTAAGCGTGTGCGTCGTGCAGCCAACGAATTTGTGCACAAGCTAACACGTTCGGTGCCCATTTCGGTGTCGGAACAGCAGCTGATGGGCGGTGCTGCGGGTCGCACCATCAAGCTTAACACAACCGCCTTTCAGCAGCCGCCCAGTGGTGCAGCCATCACCCAACCCGCCAGCAGTCAGCCCACCACCGCTTCGGAAACAGTGAGCAGCACAACGTTGAGCTATGAGGAGGTTGAGGATCTTGCTTTTGCTGGACTGAATGGCACAGAAGTGCCGTTGATCGCTGCCGATGAGCGCAACTATCAGCTgaacaatggcagcaacagcagcgttgAGGAACCGCTGCCCAGCCCTGAGGAGTTGATTGCTGGACCACGTTATCGCTTGAACAGCAACAAGCGACACAGCCAGAAGACGTTGCCGCCGATTAAGCGCAAGCGAGTGCCCAGCTCGGTGCATAGTCGGGGCAGACCGAAGACGTCGGCTAGTTCGCATAATCCCGTTGTGGTGTCGCATAAGAAGTGCGAGAGATTCACGAACAACATGTGCATACGTGCCGATGATTATCCGCT CGAACAGATCATGGGCAGCATTCGACGACACAAGAATGCCATGAGCGCCCTGCTAGCCGAATTCTACGATAAGCCGAATAATAATCTAGAGTTTGGCGACGAATTCGATGATTATCTGGTCAATAAGAAGCG GCGTGAGGATGAGGGAAGCGCAGGTGGCATGTGCCAGAGCGTTGTGCGCTATGCTCGTCcacaaaaggcaaaggcagcgTCTGGCGAATGGAAATACATTGTGAACACAGGGCAACACACGCAAACACTGCGTCTAGAGAAATGCAG CAACCCTGGTGAAAGCTGCTCGTACCTCGCTCAATCGTATCGCTCACACTGCTCCCAGGTTTACAACTACCATCGTCTGCTCAGCTGGGACAAAGTGCGTGGACTGCATGTGGATATATTCAAGGTGCCCACATGCTGCTCCTGCCAGGTGGATGGCTATCGTCAGCAATTCCCACCGCTTGCGTCCATACAATCCAAAGACTATACGCCGAGTAGCAACTATAAGCTagacaatggcaacaacaatggttACAGTACCATCAACGAAGAGGATCTGGACTACAACGACGAGAGCGATGAGGATGAGCTGGGCTCGAGTTATTCGCCTTACGGAAATCGGGACAACAATGAGTTGAGCTATTTGGGCAGCAAGAAGGTGCGTTCCAAGGTGCCAGCGCCATCCAGTGTTGGTCCCTATCTCAGTCCACCCGATGATGAGGATCAATATGGAAGCTATAAGAGtcacaagagcagcagcagttcgAGCGTTTATGGTACGAGTTCCGGTTCGAAAAAGTATTACAACCAGCTGAGCCGCCGGCGGCCGCAGCACAATGAGCCGCGAGTGGATGTCGATTTGGATCTGTCGCCGAGCGAGACACAGGCCGAACAAGAGGTAAACGTATTTGGCCCACCGCTGGCTGGGGAACAGCAGCGCGTGCCCCTCAAGCGCAAGCGTATTTATACCTCAAACACTCATACAGCAGCCGCATcaactggagcagcagcagcagcatcaggaGGAGCTCCACCATCATCAGCTAGACTACGCATTCCAATTTCCCAGCAACCACAGAGCACAGCAGCCACCAGCAGTCTACCAGCCCGAACAGGAACCGCCGCAATTGCCACACTCGGCGTCAGTATCAGTGCTGCCCCCCATGCCCACcaaacagcagaagcagcagcgtcaGGAGCATCCGTTGCTCCATCCGGCACAGCTGCGACATCTAACGTTGCCTTCGGTGCGGGTCAACAGCGCTACTACACAAGCAGCAAGTCGAGACCACGATACTATGCGCCCGTCACGACGACGACCGATACCGCTTCCGCTCCCTCAGCGTTCCCAGCCAGCTCAGCGACGCCACTACCGACCACATTCTatcagcagaagcagcagcagcagcagcaacagcaacagcaacatcagcaatcGACGGCATTACCACAGCCGCCACATGTGAACTCGATCTATGGCGAGAATGGgattgggaatgggaatgggaacggTACTCGGCGCATCAATTACAGCTATCATCCTATCATTGATTTCTTCGAGAAGAACCGACGCGccgaggcagcagcaacagcagcagtgcaACCAACACAGGCAACACACGAACATGACTACGAGGTGGAGGAATCACGCCGGATCGAGCAACGTTATCCGCCAGCTTCGGTGGGCATGGGTGGCATCTATCAGCATGCGATACCCACTCCGCACGAGCGTAGAATAGGCTTCGGAGCGGGTGTGGGAGCGGGAGCTGGtggtgctgctgcagcgggTGGTGTTGGCGGTGCTGGAAACTATGGCTTTGCCAATGACAATGCATGGCAACCGCTGGTTGTGGACCACTAA
- the LOC117568871 gene encoding neurotrophin 1 isoform X2 has protein sequence MKAGRAFGCLFWALLYCVLYLDLTNASEDELLDFDFADAKDMDTAAAIDDWQLEDEHQAQQTEKKLEDNMLDFSVDLDEPEPEKQLPPFDWREKVLRTALAKALTDRVLRQKFAEVMPILRVLSSQQRLALSALISAQMNAKQGHELRLEQVRMMFGDDKKLLLPIVFDLANLVKSSARKYIQLGSDLAAAALRHTPLQKRKDVLTVEETQQDDSVGTIDVGTKHDQDDVDSIEDFFDEMQSEMLDPQLINEALQATPATPPQNADNNATNSSSKRVRRAANEFVHKLTRSVPISVSEQQLMGGAAGRTIKLNTTAFQQPPSGAAITQPASSQPTTASETVSSTTLSYEEVEDLAFAGLNGTEVPLIAADERNYQLNNGSNSSVEEPLPSPEELIAGPRYRLNSNKRHSQKTLPPIKRKRVPSSVHSRGRPKTSASSHNPVVVSHKKCERFTNNMCIRADDYPLEQIMGSIRRHKNAMSALLAEFYDKPNNNLEFGDEFDDYLVNKKRREDEGSAGGMCQSVVRYARPQKAKAASGEWKYIVNTGQHTQTLRLEKCSNPGESCSYLAQSYRSHCSQVYNYHRLLSWDKVRGLHVDIFKVPTCCSCQVDGYRQQFPPLASIQSKDYTPSSNYKLDNGNNNGYSTINEEDLDYNDESDEDELGSSYSPYGNRDNNELSYLGSKKVRSKVPAPSSVGPYLSPPDDEDQYGSYKSHKSSSSSSVYGTSSGSKKYYNQLSRRRPQHNEPRVDVDLDLSPSETQAEQEQPHQLEQQQQHQEELHHHQLDYAFQFPSNHRAQQPPAVYQPEQEPPQLPHSASVSVLPPMPTKQQKQQRQEHPLLHPAQLRHLTLPSVRVNSATTQAASRDHDTMRPSRRRPIPLPLPQRSQPAQRRHYRPHSISRSSSSSSNSNSNISNRRHYHSRHM, from the exons atgaaagctGGCCGCGCATTTGGTTGCCTCTTCTGGGCGTTACTCTATTGTGTGCTATATTTAGATTTGACCAACGCCAGCGAGGATGAGCTTCtcgactttgactttgccGATGCCAAAGACATGGACACCGCTGCAGCCATCGATGATTGGCAGCTGGAGGATGAACATCAGGCACAACAGACCGAAAAGAAACTCGAGGATAATATGCTAGACTTTAGTGTGGATCTCGATGAACCAGAACCGGAAAAGCAACTGCCTCCATTCGATTGGCGTGAGAAAGTTTTGCGAACTGCTTTGGCCAAAGCTTTAACTGATCGCGTGCTGCGCCAAAAGTTTGCTGAAGTGATGCCCATACTGCGTGTGCTCTCCTCGCAGCAGCGTTTGGCACTCTCAGCGCTTATCTCGGCCCAGATGAATGCCAAACAGGGACATGAACTCAGACTAGAGCAG GTGCGCATGATGTTTGGCGATGACAAGAAACTTTTGCTGCCCATTGTCTTTGATCTGGCCAATTTGGTCAAGAGTTCGGCACGCAAGTACATACAACTGGGCAGCGatttggcagcagctgccttgCGACACACGCCGCTGCAGAAGCGCAAGGATGTGCTGACTGTGGAGGAAACGCAGCAGGATGACAGCGTGGGCACCATTGATGTGGGCACCAAACACGATCAGGATGATGTTGATTCTATAGAGGATTTCTTTGATGAAATGCAATCGGAGATGCTCGATCCACAGTTGATCAACGAAGCGCTGCAGGCCACGCCTGCCACACCTCCGCAAAATGCAGACAATAATGCCACCAACTCAAGCTCTAAGCGTGTGCGTCGTGCAGCCAACGAATTTGTGCACAAGCTAACACGTTCGGTGCCCATTTCGGTGTCGGAACAGCAGCTGATGGGCGGTGCTGCGGGTCGCACCATCAAGCTTAACACAACCGCCTTTCAGCAGCCGCCCAGTGGTGCAGCCATCACCCAACCCGCCAGCAGTCAGCCCACCACCGCTTCGGAAACAGTGAGCAGCACAACGTTGAGCTATGAGGAGGTTGAGGATCTTGCTTTTGCTGGACTGAATGGCACAGAAGTGCCGTTGATCGCTGCCGATGAGCGCAACTATCAGCTgaacaatggcagcaacagcagcgttgAGGAACCGCTGCCCAGCCCTGAGGAGTTGATTGCTGGACCACGTTATCGCTTGAACAGCAACAAGCGACACAGCCAGAAGACGTTGCCGCCGATTAAGCGCAAGCGAGTGCCCAGCTCGGTGCATAGTCGGGGCAGACCGAAGACGTCGGCTAGTTCGCATAATCCCGTTGTGGTGTCGCATAAGAAGTGCGAGAGATTCACGAACAACATGTGCATACGTGCCGATGATTATCCGCT CGAACAGATCATGGGCAGCATTCGACGACACAAGAATGCCATGAGCGCCCTGCTAGCCGAATTCTACGATAAGCCGAATAATAATCTAGAGTTTGGCGACGAATTCGATGATTATCTGGTCAATAAGAAGCG GCGTGAGGATGAGGGAAGCGCAGGTGGCATGTGCCAGAGCGTTGTGCGCTATGCTCGTCcacaaaaggcaaaggcagcgTCTGGCGAATGGAAATACATTGTGAACACAGGGCAACACACGCAAACACTGCGTCTAGAGAAATGCAG CAACCCTGGTGAAAGCTGCTCGTACCTCGCTCAATCGTATCGCTCACACTGCTCCCAGGTTTACAACTACCATCGTCTGCTCAGCTGGGACAAAGTGCGTGGACTGCATGTGGATATATTCAAGGTGCCCACATGCTGCTCCTGCCAGGTGGATGGCTATCGTCAGCAATTCCCACCGCTTGCGTCCATACAATCCAAAGACTATACGCCGAGTAGCAACTATAAGCTagacaatggcaacaacaatggttACAGTACCATCAACGAAGAGGATCTGGACTACAACGACGAGAGCGATGAGGATGAGCTGGGCTCGAGTTATTCGCCTTACGGAAATCGGGACAACAATGAGTTGAGCTATTTGGGCAGCAAGAAGGTGCGTTCCAAGGTGCCAGCGCCATCCAGTGTTGGTCCCTATCTCAGTCCACCCGATGATGAGGATCAATATGGAAGCTATAAGAGtcacaagagcagcagcagttcgAGCGTTTATGGTACGAGTTCCGGTTCGAAAAAGTATTACAACCAGCTGAGCCGCCGGCGGCCGCAGCACAATGAGCCGCGAGTGGATGTCGATTTGGATCTGTCGCCGAGCGAGACACAGGCCGAACAAGAG CAGCCGCATcaactggagcagcagcagcagcatcaggaGGAGCTCCACCATCATCAGCTAGACTACGCATTCCAATTTCCCAGCAACCACAGAGCACAGCAGCCACCAGCAGTCTACCAGCCCGAACAGGAACCGCCGCAATTGCCACACTCGGCGTCAGTATCAGTGCTGCCCCCCATGCCCACcaaacagcagaagcagcagcgtcaGGAGCATCCGTTGCTCCATCCGGCACAGCTGCGACATCTAACGTTGCCTTCGGTGCGGGTCAACAGCGCTACTACACAAGCAGCAAGTCGAGACCACGATACTATGCGCCCGTCACGACGACGACCGATACCGCTTCCGCTCCCTCAGCGTTCCCAGCCAGCTCAGCGACGCCACTACCGACCACATTCTatcagcagaagcagcagcagcagcagcaacagcaacagcaacatcagcaatcGACGGCATTACCACAGCCGCCACATGTGA
- the LOC117571988 gene encoding uncharacterized protein LOC117571988 produces the protein MAPQRSCVHSLLCLLLLLQHSLSIRIEDKSRSSSRTTSSRGTSTTSSTTSTATPPVYRVSRPEPKQPVKRVPPHLQDVRPGYVDDDAGDVIRIIEPPAHFQELKRLRQRQSQRNAPQKAVVWEQPRKLSTNRQPRPKLQQTQPQSHIQPHGQPHLQPLSLSKSQAHNGDLLTQEAQFAPQIVNNLQLPMEILASVRKTERILQRQRQKLPLVRQRHIQRQSHTMIAQKSLEQQLYQRGQQQRLRAVLNDDHKRSKRVKREANPAGYDVAQGLKLVAHIGELLNSASHYLPDELKPNELAPQASPLTAALESIESQSCGNSTKCDNRRRRQRLFKLQGSKKTAARGRNFRHEASTTTTTATKTTTAESTTTSTSTTFATPLASRLVNSRKSPNNRNQQQQQQQQQQLQLPASPRSDDTVLYADVMSNIRNLWQEHDYDHDLSHSLAPQFVAPEQVANNSDYRALQVYLRELDEISKRLPTVASLTSLNHQELARSTPSPSWYLINNEGKIYETHLDSETKPTAALFHTFPDMPEDNDAVLTQNLE, from the coding sequence ATGGCACCACAAAGGAGCTGTGTGCACAGCCTCctgtgcttgctgctgctgctccagcatAGTCTCAGCATTAGGATTGAGGATAAATCGAGAAGTTCGAGTAGAACAACCAGTAGCAGAGGAACCTCAACAACCAGCAGCACCACCAGCACAGCGACCCCGCCAGTTTATCGCGTGTCTCGCCCGGAGCCGAAGCAACCAGTGAAGCGTGTGCCACCGCATCTGCAGGACGTTCGACCTGGCTATGTGGATGACGATGCTGGCGATGTGATACGCATTATTGAGCCACCAGCTCACTTTCAAGAGCTGAAGCGCTTGCGTCAGCGTCAATCACAGCGCAATGCACCTCAAAAAGCTGTGGTCTGGGAACAGCCACGCAAGCTGAGCACAAATCGACAGCCGAGACCCAAGTTACAACAGACGCAGCCACAGTCTCATATACAACCTCATGGACAGCCACACTTACAACCTCTTTCACTGTCAAAATCACAAGCGCACAATGGTGATCTGTTGACGCAGGAGGCGCAGTTTGCACCGCAGATTGTGAACAACCTGCAGTTGCCTATGGAGATACTCGCCTCGGTGCGCAAGACTGAACGCATCTTGCAGCGTCAGCGACAGAAGTTGCCACTTGTGCGACAGCGTCACATTCAACGACAGTCGCACACCATGATTGCACAGAAATCGCTGGAACAGCAACTCTATCAACGCGGACAACAGCAGCGTTTACGTGCAGTGTTGAACGATGATCACAAGCGCAGCAAACGGGTGAAGCGAGAGGCAAATCCTGCGGGTTATGATGTGGCACAGGGACTGAAGCTGGTGGCGCATATTGGGGAGCTGCTGAACAGTGCATCGCATTATCTGCCCGATGAGTTGAAACCAAATGAGCTGGCACCCCAGGCATCGCCATTGACAGCAGCTTTGGAGTCCATAGAGTCGCAAAGTTGTGGAAATTCAACGAAGTGCGACAATCGACGACGTCGCCAGCGACTGTTCAAGTTGCAGGGGTCGAAGAAGACAGCTGCGAGGGGGCGTAACTTCCGCCATGAGGCAagcacaacaacgacaacagcaacaaaaacaacaacagcagagtcaacaacaacttccACTTCAACTACTTTCGCAACTCCGTTGGCCAGTCGTCTGGTAAATTCACGTAAATCACCAAATAACCgcaatcaacagcaacagcaacagcaacaacaacaactgcagctgccCGCTTCTCCGCGCAGCGATGATACTGTGCTCTACGCGGATGTTATGTCGAATATTCGTAATTTGTGGCAGGAGCATGATTATGATCATGATCTTAGTCACAGTCTTGCCCCCCAGTTCGTTGCACCCGAACAGGTGGCCAACAACAGCGACTATCGTGCGTTGCAAGTCTATTTGCGTGAGCTGGACGAAATCTCCAAGCGATTGCCCACTGTCGCCTCATTAACGTCGCTGAATCATCAGGAGCTTGCACGTTCGACGCCCTCGCCCAGTTGGTATCTCATTAACAATGAGGGCAAGATCTATGAGACGCATTTGGACAGCGAGACGAAGCCAACAGCTGCTTTGTTTCACACATTTCCCGATATGCCCGAAGACAACGATGCCGTCTTGACGCAGAATCTGGAATAA
- the LOC117568871 gene encoding neurotrophin 1 isoform X3, translating to MKAGRAFGCLFWALLYCVLYLDLTNASEDELLDFDFADAKDMDTAAAIDDWQLEDEHQAQQTEKKLEDNMLDFSVDLDEPEPEKQLPPFDWREKVLRTALAKALTDRVLRQKFAEVMPILRVLSSQQRLALSALISAQMNAKQGHELRLEQVRMMFGDDKKLLLPIVFDLANLVKSSARKYIQLGSDLAAAALRHTPLQKRKDVLTVEETQQDDSVGTIDVGTKHDQDDVDSIEDFFDEMQSEMLDPQLINEALQATPATPPQNADNNATNSSSKRVRRAANEFVHKLTRSVPISVSEQQLMGGAAGRTIKLNTTAFQQPPSGAAITQPASSQPTTASETVSSTTLSYEEVEDLAFAGLNGTEVPLIAADERNYQLNNGSNSSVEEPLPSPEELIAGPRYRLNSNKRHSQKTLPPIKRKRVPSSVHSRGRPKTSASSHNPVVVSHKKCERFTNNMCIRADDYPLEQIMGSIRRHKNAMSALLAEFYDKPNNNLEFGDEFDDYLVNKKRREDEGSAGGMCQSVVRYARPQKAKAASGEWKYIVNTGQHTQTLRLEKCSNPGESCSYLAQSYRSHCSQVYNYHRLLSWDKVRGLHVDIFKVPTCCSCQVDGYRQQFPPLASIQSKDYTPSSNYKLDNGNNNGYSTINEEDLDYNDESDEDELGSSYSPYGNRDNNELSYLGSKKVRSKVPAPSSVGPYLSPPDDEDQYGSYKSHKSSSSSSVYGTSSGSKKYYNQLSRRRPQHNEPRVDVDLDLSPSETQAEQEPHQLEQQQQHQEELHHHQLDYAFQFPSNHRAQQPPAVYQPEQEPPQLPHSASVSVLPPMPTKQQKQQRQEHPLLHPAQLRHLTLPSVRVNSATTQAASRDHDTMRPSRRRPIPLPLPQRSQPAQRRHYRPHSISRSSSSSSNSNSNISNRRHYHSRHM from the exons atgaaagctGGCCGCGCATTTGGTTGCCTCTTCTGGGCGTTACTCTATTGTGTGCTATATTTAGATTTGACCAACGCCAGCGAGGATGAGCTTCtcgactttgactttgccGATGCCAAAGACATGGACACCGCTGCAGCCATCGATGATTGGCAGCTGGAGGATGAACATCAGGCACAACAGACCGAAAAGAAACTCGAGGATAATATGCTAGACTTTAGTGTGGATCTCGATGAACCAGAACCGGAAAAGCAACTGCCTCCATTCGATTGGCGTGAGAAAGTTTTGCGAACTGCTTTGGCCAAAGCTTTAACTGATCGCGTGCTGCGCCAAAAGTTTGCTGAAGTGATGCCCATACTGCGTGTGCTCTCCTCGCAGCAGCGTTTGGCACTCTCAGCGCTTATCTCGGCCCAGATGAATGCCAAACAGGGACATGAACTCAGACTAGAGCAG GTGCGCATGATGTTTGGCGATGACAAGAAACTTTTGCTGCCCATTGTCTTTGATCTGGCCAATTTGGTCAAGAGTTCGGCACGCAAGTACATACAACTGGGCAGCGatttggcagcagctgccttgCGACACACGCCGCTGCAGAAGCGCAAGGATGTGCTGACTGTGGAGGAAACGCAGCAGGATGACAGCGTGGGCACCATTGATGTGGGCACCAAACACGATCAGGATGATGTTGATTCTATAGAGGATTTCTTTGATGAAATGCAATCGGAGATGCTCGATCCACAGTTGATCAACGAAGCGCTGCAGGCCACGCCTGCCACACCTCCGCAAAATGCAGACAATAATGCCACCAACTCAAGCTCTAAGCGTGTGCGTCGTGCAGCCAACGAATTTGTGCACAAGCTAACACGTTCGGTGCCCATTTCGGTGTCGGAACAGCAGCTGATGGGCGGTGCTGCGGGTCGCACCATCAAGCTTAACACAACCGCCTTTCAGCAGCCGCCCAGTGGTGCAGCCATCACCCAACCCGCCAGCAGTCAGCCCACCACCGCTTCGGAAACAGTGAGCAGCACAACGTTGAGCTATGAGGAGGTTGAGGATCTTGCTTTTGCTGGACTGAATGGCACAGAAGTGCCGTTGATCGCTGCCGATGAGCGCAACTATCAGCTgaacaatggcagcaacagcagcgttgAGGAACCGCTGCCCAGCCCTGAGGAGTTGATTGCTGGACCACGTTATCGCTTGAACAGCAACAAGCGACACAGCCAGAAGACGTTGCCGCCGATTAAGCGCAAGCGAGTGCCCAGCTCGGTGCATAGTCGGGGCAGACCGAAGACGTCGGCTAGTTCGCATAATCCCGTTGTGGTGTCGCATAAGAAGTGCGAGAGATTCACGAACAACATGTGCATACGTGCCGATGATTATCCGCT CGAACAGATCATGGGCAGCATTCGACGACACAAGAATGCCATGAGCGCCCTGCTAGCCGAATTCTACGATAAGCCGAATAATAATCTAGAGTTTGGCGACGAATTCGATGATTATCTGGTCAATAAGAAGCG GCGTGAGGATGAGGGAAGCGCAGGTGGCATGTGCCAGAGCGTTGTGCGCTATGCTCGTCcacaaaaggcaaaggcagcgTCTGGCGAATGGAAATACATTGTGAACACAGGGCAACACACGCAAACACTGCGTCTAGAGAAATGCAG CAACCCTGGTGAAAGCTGCTCGTACCTCGCTCAATCGTATCGCTCACACTGCTCCCAGGTTTACAACTACCATCGTCTGCTCAGCTGGGACAAAGTGCGTGGACTGCATGTGGATATATTCAAGGTGCCCACATGCTGCTCCTGCCAGGTGGATGGCTATCGTCAGCAATTCCCACCGCTTGCGTCCATACAATCCAAAGACTATACGCCGAGTAGCAACTATAAGCTagacaatggcaacaacaatggttACAGTACCATCAACGAAGAGGATCTGGACTACAACGACGAGAGCGATGAGGATGAGCTGGGCTCGAGTTATTCGCCTTACGGAAATCGGGACAACAATGAGTTGAGCTATTTGGGCAGCAAGAAGGTGCGTTCCAAGGTGCCAGCGCCATCCAGTGTTGGTCCCTATCTCAGTCCACCCGATGATGAGGATCAATATGGAAGCTATAAGAGtcacaagagcagcagcagttcgAGCGTTTATGGTACGAGTTCCGGTTCGAAAAAGTATTACAACCAGCTGAGCCGCCGGCGGCCGCAGCACAATGAGCCGCGAGTGGATGTCGATTTGGATCTGTCGCCGAGCGAGACACAGGCCGAACAAGAG CCGCATcaactggagcagcagcagcagcatcaggaGGAGCTCCACCATCATCAGCTAGACTACGCATTCCAATTTCCCAGCAACCACAGAGCACAGCAGCCACCAGCAGTCTACCAGCCCGAACAGGAACCGCCGCAATTGCCACACTCGGCGTCAGTATCAGTGCTGCCCCCCATGCCCACcaaacagcagaagcagcagcgtcaGGAGCATCCGTTGCTCCATCCGGCACAGCTGCGACATCTAACGTTGCCTTCGGTGCGGGTCAACAGCGCTACTACACAAGCAGCAAGTCGAGACCACGATACTATGCGCCCGTCACGACGACGACCGATACCGCTTCCGCTCCCTCAGCGTTCCCAGCCAGCTCAGCGACGCCACTACCGACCACATTCTatcagcagaagcagcagcagcagcagcaacagcaacagcaacatcagcaatcGACGGCATTACCACAGCCGCCACATGTGA